A genomic region of Haladaptatus sp. R4 contains the following coding sequences:
- a CDS encoding VOC family protein, protein MSQLSLHHHGVSVTDLDRAVEFYSDVLGFDVIDRYSLSDDALSTAVGGDELTGHFAQLDGGTGRVELIEYEANDGDDGDGENDVRGAAVYDTGAKHLGIETDDLDAVYESLPDDVEAISEPQTTGSGTKILFIRDPDGNPVEILEL, encoded by the coding sequence ATGAGCCAGTTGAGTCTCCACCACCACGGTGTCTCGGTAACCGACCTCGATCGTGCAGTCGAATTTTACAGCGACGTCCTCGGGTTCGACGTCATCGACCGGTACTCCCTCTCCGACGACGCACTTTCGACGGCCGTCGGCGGCGACGAACTGACGGGCCACTTCGCCCAACTCGACGGCGGAACCGGCCGCGTCGAACTCATCGAATACGAAGCCAACGATGGCGACGACGGCGACGGCGAAAACGACGTTCGCGGCGCGGCGGTGTACGACACCGGGGCGAAACACCTCGGGATAGAAACCGACGACCTCGATGCCGTGTACGAATCGCTCCCCGACGATGTCGAAGCCATCAGCGAACCGCAGACGACCGGCAGCGGCACGAAAATCCTCTTCATCCGCGACCCGGACGGCAATCCAGTCGAGATTCTCGAACTCTGA
- a CDS encoding PHP domain-containing protein yields the protein MPTGVTVRIDPHVHSEGSYDAHDSIELLLEQASDIGLDAIVITDHDVIEESRQAAALAAEYGLIGIPGVEISTADGHLLAIGVDERPTPRQSLGATVKDVHELGGVAIVPHPFQWSRHGVRKRDLVACDAIEVYNSWLFTGYKNRRAGAFADEHGYPGIAASDAHTASMVGRAYTELTIDGVSNKAEIDCDTIVEAFRSGTTEINGRRTPIPHSANHYTKGASKRIDAAVTASNLNVLTLLTQSAYAFHRGKRRRGALLFGAATLSSRNHRWWYLIEGSITANRLIDRLF from the coding sequence GTGCCAACTGGAGTAACCGTCAGGATCGATCCTCACGTCCACTCGGAGGGATCGTACGATGCGCACGATTCGATCGAACTGCTGCTGGAGCAGGCCAGCGACATCGGTCTCGACGCCATCGTCATCACCGACCACGACGTCATCGAGGAGTCACGGCAAGCCGCGGCGCTCGCCGCCGAATACGGCCTGATAGGGATTCCCGGCGTCGAAATTTCGACGGCGGACGGCCACCTCCTCGCCATCGGCGTCGACGAACGTCCCACGCCGCGCCAATCGCTCGGGGCGACCGTCAAGGACGTCCACGAACTCGGCGGCGTCGCCATCGTTCCCCATCCGTTCCAGTGGAGTCGCCACGGTGTTCGGAAACGCGACCTCGTCGCGTGTGACGCCATCGAGGTGTACAACTCGTGGCTCTTCACGGGGTACAAGAATCGGCGTGCGGGGGCGTTCGCGGACGAGCACGGCTATCCGGGAATCGCGGCGAGCGACGCACACACCGCGTCGATGGTCGGACGGGCGTACACCGAACTCACCATCGACGGCGTGTCGAACAAGGCGGAGATCGACTGTGACACCATCGTGGAGGCGTTCCGTTCCGGGACGACGGAGATCAACGGACGGCGGACGCCGATTCCGCACAGCGCCAACCACTACACGAAGGGCGCGAGCAAACGGATCGACGCGGCGGTTACGGCGTCGAACCTGAACGTGCTCACGCTGCTCACGCAGTCGGCGTACGCGTTCCACCGGGGGAAACGGCGACGAGGGGCACTGCTCTTCGGCGCGGCGACGCTCTCCTCGCGGAACCACCGCTGGTGGTATCTGATCGAGGGATCGATCACGGCGAACCGCCTCATCGACCGACTGTTCTAA
- a CDS encoding choice-of-anchor I domain-containing protein — MAGVRDVSTRRHRLVRGRRGVRRRRCCRTNSGDDSETYIVTANEGDARDYDGFSEEVSLEDLELDPDAFDFDRIEGIDDVEELQAEENLGSLHVTNQLGDVDGDGKFEEIYVFGGRSFSIWNEEGKLVYDSGSEFARIIARQYPDHFNTDNDENDPDSRSDNKGPEPDVDVGVVDGRTYAFIGLERMGGIMVYDVSNPQNAEFVQYLNDRDFSVDVGDQIDDGDLPAGAAGDLGPEGVTFVSAEESPTDAPLVLTGNEISGTMAVHRVDSL; from the coding sequence CTGGCCGGTGTACGGGATGTATCAACCCGACGGCATCGCCTCGTACGAGGTCGGCGAGGCGTCCGCCGACGCCGCTGCTGTCGGACGAACTCCGGCGATGACAGCGAGACGTACATCGTCACCGCGAACGAAGGGGACGCCCGCGATTACGACGGCTTCTCGGAGGAAGTCTCGCTCGAAGACCTCGAACTCGACCCGGATGCGTTCGACTTCGACCGGATCGAAGGAATCGACGACGTCGAGGAACTCCAGGCCGAGGAGAACCTCGGTTCGCTCCACGTGACGAACCAACTCGGCGACGTCGACGGCGACGGCAAATTCGAGGAGATATACGTCTTCGGCGGTCGGTCGTTCTCGATCTGGAACGAGGAAGGGAAACTGGTGTACGATAGCGGCAGCGAGTTCGCCCGTATCATCGCGCGTCAGTACCCCGACCACTTCAACACGGACAACGACGAGAACGACCCGGACAGTCGGAGCGACAACAAGGGTCCCGAACCCGACGTCGACGTCGGCGTCGTCGATGGACGAACCTACGCGTTCATCGGCCTCGAACGGATGGGCGGAATCATGGTGTACGACGTCTCGAACCCACAGAACGCCGAGTTCGTCCAGTACCTGAACGACCGCGATTTCAGCGTCGACGTCGGGGATCAGATCGACGACGGCGACCTCCCCGCCGGTGCCGCTGGCGACCTCGGTCCGGAGGGTGTCACGTTCGTTTCCGCCGAAGAGAGCCCCACCGACGCCCCGTTAGTGCTCACCGGCAACGAAATCAGCGGTACGATGGCCGTCCACCGCGTCGATTCGCTCTAA
- a CDS encoding thermonuclease family protein codes for MAANTAGTTLEVEVATVIDGDTFKVHFDEATTGESDLVNLRILGLDTEETHAGVGKPKTPWGEKAKEHAKGLVPEGSSITIEFPGTESIDECLRRYRGNYGRPLVYVHVDGEDYQEHMIRKGYSPYFTKYGYAVFDDHHRRYRDAEQNAQADDIGVWNQSKVNGSVMREYEPLRSWWTLRAEIVRRYRSATDDESILDTRQDYHRIENSVGDELTVFTELDGYERAGEKHAIVKIGSKEQPFQLFLPNALETEGGQRLISLMEKRYIAKSDGESVQRPNRSYAFVTGTVKQYPEEDGNPEIVVESIDQLADVPPETSDSDGK; via the coding sequence ATGGCAGCCAATACCGCCGGGACGACGCTCGAAGTCGAGGTAGCAACGGTCATCGACGGGGACACCTTCAAAGTCCACTTCGACGAGGCGACGACGGGGGAGTCCGACCTCGTGAACCTCCGCATTCTCGGACTCGACACCGAGGAAACGCACGCCGGTGTCGGAAAGCCGAAGACGCCGTGGGGTGAGAAGGCCAAGGAACACGCCAAAGGGTTGGTTCCGGAGGGGTCTTCGATCACCATCGAGTTCCCGGGGACGGAATCCATCGACGAATGTCTTCGTCGCTACCGGGGCAACTACGGTCGGCCGCTCGTCTACGTCCACGTCGATGGCGAGGATTATCAGGAACACATGATCCGGAAGGGGTACAGCCCGTATTTCACGAAGTACGGCTACGCCGTCTTCGACGACCACCACCGGCGGTATCGTGACGCGGAGCAGAACGCCCAAGCCGACGACATCGGCGTCTGGAACCAGTCGAAAGTCAACGGTTCGGTGATGCGCGAGTACGAACCGCTTCGTTCGTGGTGGACGCTGCGCGCGGAGATTGTACGTCGGTATCGAAGCGCGACCGACGACGAATCGATACTCGATACCCGACAGGACTACCACCGGATCGAAAACAGCGTCGGGGACGAACTCACCGTCTTCACCGAACTCGACGGTTACGAGCGCGCCGGGGAGAAACACGCCATCGTCAAGATCGGTTCGAAAGAGCAGCCATTCCAACTGTTCCTCCCGAACGCGCTGGAAACGGAGGGCGGCCAGCGACTCATCTCGCTGATGGAAAAACGGTACATCGCCAAATCGGACGGCGAGTCGGTACAGCGCCCCAATCGAAGCTACGCGTTCGTCACGGGGACGGTGAAGCAGTACCCGGAGGAAGATGGCAACCCTGAAATCGTCGTCGAGTCCATCGACCAACTCGCCGACGTTCCGCCGGAAACGAGCGACTCCGACGGGAAATAG
- a CDS encoding HpcH/HpaI aldolase/citrate lyase family protein, whose product MESAADAERVVRATHFPPVGERGVAGTTRANEYGERFDDYVETANDETLVVVQIESPSAVESVEDILAVDGIDVAFIGENDLSSAYGYPGEKDHPTVTEAVQRVFEAAEANGVYPGIAGRTPTTLTERSNRGFQFFLLGADLSFMRTGIEEFLDG is encoded by the coding sequence GTGGAATCCGCCGCGGACGCGGAACGGGTCGTTCGTGCCACCCACTTCCCGCCGGTCGGGGAGCGGGGCGTCGCCGGAACCACACGGGCGAACGAGTACGGGGAACGGTTCGACGACTACGTCGAGACCGCGAACGACGAGACGCTCGTCGTCGTCCAAATCGAGTCGCCGTCGGCGGTCGAATCGGTCGAGGACATCCTCGCCGTCGACGGCATCGACGTCGCGTTCATCGGCGAAAACGACCTCTCGTCCGCGTACGGATATCCGGGCGAAAAGGACCATCCCACCGTGACGGAGGCCGTTCAGCGGGTGTTCGAGGCGGCCGAGGCCAACGGCGTGTACCCGGGCATCGCGGGTCGAACGCCGACCACTCTGACGGAGCGGTCGAACCGTGGCTTCCAATTCTTCCTCCTCGGGGCCGACCTGAGTTTCATGCGCACCGGCATCGAGGAGTTCCTAGACGGGTAA
- a CDS encoding winged helix-turn-helix domain-containing protein, translating to MGTALDEIEFLVRSEHRVVALDALAERPRSRDDLRALTGASSSTIGRTLHEFEVRGWIRRDGRQHRATSDGLFVAGEVTTLLDRIETRQRLRDVARWLPAEKLGISMESFADAVVTVADDDDPYEPVRRYDELIADAGTMRAFGTATLKSANAGTLYRNVREGMTTEIIYPPPIVEAILEWSPTAAKKGLEGGNLTILMHDALPCGLTLFDDRVALTGYDPDTGMLRAVVDTNSPEAREWAEALYESYRDEARPLGPDLLEA from the coding sequence ATGGGAACTGCGCTCGACGAGATAGAGTTTCTCGTACGGTCGGAACACCGCGTCGTGGCACTCGACGCGCTTGCCGAGCGTCCGCGCAGTCGGGACGACCTACGGGCACTGACCGGTGCGTCGTCCTCGACTATCGGGCGCACGCTCCACGAGTTCGAAGTTCGCGGCTGGATTCGCCGGGACGGCCGTCAGCATCGGGCGACGTCGGACGGGTTGTTCGTCGCGGGGGAGGTCACGACCCTGCTCGATCGGATCGAAACGAGACAGCGGTTGCGCGACGTCGCGCGCTGGCTTCCAGCGGAGAAACTCGGCATCTCGATGGAATCGTTTGCCGACGCCGTCGTCACGGTCGCCGACGACGACGACCCGTACGAACCCGTGCGTCGCTACGACGAGTTGATAGCGGACGCGGGGACGATGCGGGCGTTCGGAACGGCGACGCTCAAATCCGCCAACGCCGGGACCTTGTATCGGAACGTCCGCGAGGGGATGACCACCGAGATAATCTATCCGCCACCCATCGTTGAAGCCATACTGGAGTGGTCGCCGACGGCGGCCAAGAAGGGGTTGGAAGGGGGCAACCTCACCATCCTGATGCACGACGCGCTCCCGTGTGGTCTCACCCTCTTCGACGACCGCGTCGCCCTCACGGGTTACGACCCGGATACCGGCATGTTACGGGCGGTCGTCGATACGAACTCGCCCGAGGCGCGGGAGTGGGCGGAAGCGCTCTATGAATCCTATCGGGACGAGGCCCGACCGCTCGGTCCCGACCTCCTCGAAGCGTAG
- a CDS encoding FAD-binding oxidoreductase: protein MATDSQPVDKAVIEEFKRRSGGDVFQPDDGTEYDEARVIYNAMIDRHPQLIARCDTVDDVITAVEFARENEMEVAIRSGGHNGAGLALVDDGLVIDLSNMTDISVDAEERTVRVEPGCTWSDVDRATHEHGLATVSGVISTTGVAGLTLGGGHGYLTRKYGLTIDNLLGADVVLADGRLVHASEDEHSDLFWAIRGGGGNFGVVTAFDSNCTRWTPSSPGRPSGPSTNSKTPCAGTASGFRTRRRTCTRFI, encoded by the coding sequence ATGGCGACTGACAGTCAACCGGTAGACAAAGCGGTAATCGAGGAGTTCAAACGGCGTTCCGGCGGGGACGTGTTTCAACCGGACGACGGGACGGAGTACGACGAAGCGCGCGTGATCTACAACGCGATGATAGACAGGCATCCGCAGTTGATAGCCCGTTGTGACACCGTGGACGACGTGATCACGGCCGTGGAGTTCGCCCGCGAAAACGAGATGGAGGTGGCGATTCGGAGCGGCGGTCACAACGGTGCGGGACTGGCGCTGGTGGACGACGGACTCGTCATCGACCTGTCGAACATGACCGATATCAGCGTCGATGCCGAGGAGCGGACCGTGCGCGTCGAACCGGGCTGTACGTGGAGCGACGTCGATAGGGCGACGCACGAGCACGGACTGGCGACGGTGAGCGGCGTCATCTCCACCACCGGCGTCGCCGGGCTTACCCTCGGCGGCGGTCACGGCTATCTGACCCGGAAGTACGGGCTGACCATCGACAACCTGCTCGGCGCGGACGTCGTGCTCGCCGACGGGCGACTGGTTCACGCCAGCGAGGACGAGCACTCGGATCTGTTCTGGGCAATCCGCGGCGGCGGCGGCAACTTCGGCGTCGTCACGGCGTTCGATTCGAACTGCACCCGGTGGACACCGTCGTCGCCGGGCCGACCTTCTGGCCCATCGACGAACTCGAAGACACCATGCGCTGGTACCGCGAGTGGCTTCCGAACGCGCCGGAGGACGTGTACGCGTTTTATCTGA
- a CDS encoding BBE domain-containing protein: MDTVVAGPTFWPIDELEDTMRWYREWLPNAPEDVYAFYLIAEVPGEPFPEEIHGEKVCGVMWCYLGDPDDIDGVLRPAHDVAEPLFEHVGEMPYPALQSMFDDLYPPGDQWYWKGDFVHDLTDEAIDEHRRFAEVPTPQSGMHLYPVNGAAHRPEPDETAWSNRDATWSMVIFGVDGDPAKKDEITDWARGYWEATHPHSMGGAYVNFMMEEGKDRVQTTYGDNYERLQEIKAKYDPENFFHVNQNIEPLAEG, translated from the coding sequence GTGGACACCGTCGTCGCCGGGCCGACCTTCTGGCCCATCGACGAACTCGAAGACACCATGCGCTGGTACCGCGAGTGGCTTCCGAACGCGCCGGAGGACGTGTACGCGTTTTATCTGATCGCGGAAGTGCCGGGAGAGCCGTTCCCGGAGGAGATACACGGCGAGAAGGTGTGCGGGGTGATGTGGTGTTACCTGGGTGACCCGGACGACATCGACGGCGTGCTACGACCCGCACACGACGTCGCCGAACCGCTGTTCGAACACGTCGGTGAGATGCCCTACCCGGCGCTCCAGAGCATGTTCGACGACCTCTACCCGCCGGGCGATCAGTGGTACTGGAAGGGCGACTTCGTCCACGACCTGACCGACGAGGCCATCGACGAACACCGACGCTTCGCGGAGGTTCCGACCCCGCAGTCCGGGATGCACCTGTATCCGGTCAATGGCGCGGCCCACCGCCCCGAACCGGACGAAACGGCGTGGTCGAACCGCGACGCCACGTGGTCGATGGTCATCTTTGGCGTGGACGGGGACCCGGCGAAAAAAGACGAGATAACAGACTGGGCACGGGGGTACTGGGAGGCAACCCACCCGCACTCGATGGGTGGTGCGTACGTCAACTTCATGATGGAAGAGGGGAAGGATAGGGTCCAGACGACCTACGGAGACAATTACGAACGACTCCAAGAAATCAAAGCGAAGTACGACCCCGAGAACTTCTTCCACGTCAACCAGAACATCGAACCGCTCGCGGAGGGGTGA
- a CDS encoding FAD-binding domain-containing protein, with the protein METRRNRHPVRGREHARVERNWVHVEPGTTERRQRAGDDLRIDWRKGAAYFETKLVDYDPASNYGNWAYIAGVGNARGTARSTSRWQAERYDPDATYVKYWLPELDGVPGEKAHEPWTLSPDEQERYGVTLGEDYPEPLTRWLGSNE; encoded by the coding sequence GTGGAAACGCGGCGAAACCGGCATCCCGTTCGTGGACGCGAACATGCGCGAGTTGAACGAAACTGGGTACATGTCGAACCGGGGACGACAGAACGTCGCCAGCGTGCTGGCGACGACCTCCGAATCGACTGGCGGAAGGGCGCGGCCTACTTCGAGACGAAACTCGTGGACTACGACCCGGCGAGCAACTACGGCAACTGGGCGTACATCGCGGGCGTCGGCAACGCTCGCGGAACCGCTCGTTCGACGTCGAGGTGGCAGGCCGAGCGGTACGACCCCGACGCGACGTACGTCAAATACTGGCTCCCGGAACTCGACGGTGTGCCGGGCGAGAAGGCCCACGAACCGTGGACTCTGTCTCCCGACGAACAGGAGCGATACGGCGTCACGCTCGGCGAGGACTACCCGGAACCGCTGACCCGGTGGCTCGGGTCGAACGAGTGA
- a CDS encoding deoxyribodipyrimidine photo-lyase, with the protein MSFQAAPTPEERAVERTVTARLKRTETNPDIESFRGHTLYHPDDLPVPVARIEDTFTPFRRTVENSDATVRPTVEAPSTLPLIPGGGDGGGSGRVRSRRGARSR; encoded by the coding sequence GTGAGCTTTCAGGCCGCCCCAACCCCGGAGGAACGCGCCGTCGAACGGACGGTGACGGCCCGACTGAAAAGGACCGAAACGAATCCCGATATCGAATCGTTCCGGGGCCACACGCTGTATCATCCGGACGACTTGCCCGTCCCGGTCGCCCGAATCGAGGACACGTTCACTCCGTTTCGGCGAACGGTCGAAAATTCGGACGCGACGGTTCGTCCCACGGTCGAAGCGCCGTCGACGCTTCCGCTGATTCCGGGAGGTGGGGACGGCGGCGGAAGCGGACGCGTCCGCTCCCGCCGGGGCGCTCGTTCCCGGTGA
- a CDS encoding HAD-IIA family hydrolase produces MTRYRGAILDVDGTLVRGNNGVPGASEAVRTLRNQGTNLLFFSNNPTQPPEHYVSRLAAADIAIDDANVLTSALVTAEFLEAEYEGHDALVVGEGYLSELLEERGFVVCEDPDDAELVVASIDREFDYDDLTAALWALEGDVPFVGTDPDVTIPVHERLVPGSGAIINAIAGVAGREPDHVLGKPSPDAGRAALSHLGVSAEDCLVVGDRLDTDIALGEEIGATTVLVRSGVTSPDVLAGSEIQPDHVIDSVREIDEVLAD; encoded by the coding sequence ATGACCCGCTATCGTGGCGCGATTCTCGACGTGGACGGGACGCTCGTCAGGGGAAACAACGGCGTCCCCGGTGCGTCCGAGGCCGTTCGAACGCTTCGAAACCAGGGAACGAACCTTCTGTTCTTCTCGAACAATCCGACGCAACCGCCGGAACACTACGTCTCACGGCTTGCCGCCGCCGACATCGCCATCGACGACGCCAACGTGCTCACGTCGGCGCTCGTCACGGCCGAATTCCTCGAAGCCGAGTACGAGGGACACGACGCCCTCGTCGTCGGCGAGGGGTATCTCTCCGAACTGCTCGAAGAACGCGGGTTCGTGGTGTGTGAGGACCCTGACGACGCCGAACTCGTCGTCGCCTCCATCGACCGCGAATTCGACTACGACGACCTCACCGCCGCGCTCTGGGCGCTCGAAGGCGACGTCCCGTTCGTCGGCACCGACCCGGACGTGACGATTCCGGTCCACGAGCGACTCGTCCCGGGTTCGGGGGCCATCATCAACGCCATCGCGGGCGTCGCGGGCAGGGAACCGGACCACGTCCTCGGCAAACCGTCGCCAGACGCGGGGCGGGCCGCGTTGTCCCATCTCGGCGTTTCGGCGGAGGACTGCCTCGTCGTCGGCGACAGACTGGACACGGACATCGCTCTCGGCGAGGAAATCGGCGCAACGACGGTGCTGGTCCGTTCGGGCGTGACGTCACCGGACGTGCTCGCCGGATCGGAGATTCAGCCTGACCACGTAATCGACTCAGTTAGGGAGATAGACGAAGTGCTCGCGGACTGA
- a CDS encoding ABC transporter permease: protein MTVGTVARDDFRNAVGSRLVVGVVAVLIALISLTFVAESGVYDDPYRTLFDVTEVVIVLGPILVAPLVYQCIVGDLASGRIKFTMGLPNGRAEYFAGKLLSRLCLVLIAVVCGVLLGFVVAAATFTKGPDPGRFAVFAAATALYLCSFVSIYLALSALVASRTTAMVAAVGVYFFLVPFWGNFVPFVNLETLLTGIGHVLGTPVSDTTREAIRNLTPWKAYSGSTAAMYVDVGNHYRRLPSIPPDKMDDMYRQTGRNVLTLFAWSAAFLLAGFAKFRTAELR from the coding sequence GTGACCGTCGGAACGGTCGCGCGGGACGACTTCCGAAACGCCGTCGGGTCGCGGTTGGTGGTCGGCGTCGTTGCGGTGCTGATCGCGCTCATTTCGCTCACTTTCGTCGCCGAGTCAGGGGTGTACGACGACCCGTATCGGACGCTGTTCGACGTGACGGAGGTTGTCATCGTCCTCGGGCCGATTCTGGTGGCACCGCTCGTGTACCAGTGCATCGTCGGCGACCTCGCGAGCGGTCGAATCAAGTTTACGATGGGGCTCCCCAACGGTCGCGCCGAATACTTCGCGGGGAAGCTGCTCTCGCGGCTTTGTCTCGTCCTGATCGCCGTCGTTTGTGGCGTCCTCCTCGGTTTCGTCGTCGCCGCCGCGACGTTCACGAAGGGGCCGGATCCCGGTCGATTCGCGGTATTCGCGGCCGCGACGGCACTGTATCTCTGCTCGTTTGTGAGTATCTACCTCGCCCTGTCCGCGCTCGTCGCTAGTCGGACGACGGCGATGGTAGCGGCCGTCGGTGTCTACTTTTTTCTGGTCCCGTTCTGGGGGAACTTCGTCCCGTTCGTGAACCTCGAAACGCTCCTCACCGGGATCGGTCACGTTCTCGGAACGCCAGTCTCGGACACGACGCGAGAGGCCATACGGAACCTCACCCCGTGGAAGGCGTACAGCGGTTCGACCGCCGCGATGTACGTGGATGTCGGGAATCACTACCGACGACTTCCCTCGATCCCTCCCGATAAGATGGACGATATGTACCGACAGACGGGACGGAACGTTCTCACGTTGTTCGCATGGTCCGCCGCGTTCCTCCTTGCCGGGTTCGCCAAGTTCCGGACCGCCGAGTTACGTTGA
- a CDS encoding ABC transporter ATP-binding protein: MFTIETNGFCKRYGDVNAVTDLNLSVEDGSVFGFLGPNGAGKSTTIDVLLGFLTPTSGEVRVLGADPTTDAKAVRSRTGLLTDGFEPYENLTGRQHIDSAIRTKGADDDPDTILGRVGLSPEQAARNAGGYSKGMTQRLALGIALVGEPDLLVLDEPSGGLDPNGIKLLREAIRVENERGATVFFSSHILDHVEQVCDRVGIMRDGSLVATDSIGNLRERLGTCAVEATVERVPDLEDIRCVEGVTDATISGESVHIVCARTEAKIRALVRLDELTTVRNFDTADSSLESLFEAFTDGDEPAGDPTRTEAAVSGGERL, encoded by the coding sequence ATGTTCACAATCGAAACGAACGGATTCTGCAAGCGATATGGGGACGTGAACGCGGTCACCGACCTCAACCTCTCGGTCGAGGATGGATCCGTGTTCGGATTTCTCGGGCCAAATGGCGCGGGAAAATCGACGACTATCGACGTGCTACTCGGGTTTCTGACCCCGACCAGTGGCGAAGTTCGTGTTCTAGGAGCGGACCCGACGACCGACGCGAAAGCGGTCCGCTCCCGGACCGGTCTCCTGACGGACGGGTTCGAACCGTACGAAAACCTCACCGGACGACAGCACATCGATTCCGCGATTCGGACGAAAGGTGCCGACGACGACCCCGACACCATCCTCGGCAGGGTCGGCCTCTCTCCCGAACAAGCGGCGCGGAACGCTGGCGGCTACTCCAAAGGCATGACTCAGCGGTTGGCGTTGGGAATCGCGCTCGTCGGCGAACCTGATCTGCTCGTTTTGGACGAACCGTCCGGCGGACTCGACCCGAACGGCATCAAACTCCTTCGGGAGGCGATTCGGGTAGAGAACGAGCGTGGTGCGACCGTATTTTTCTCCTCACACATCCTCGATCACGTCGAACAGGTTTGTGACCGAGTCGGAATCATGCGCGACGGGTCGCTCGTCGCGACCGACTCAATCGGCAACCTCCGCGAACGACTGGGAACCTGCGCAGTCGAAGCGACGGTCGAGAGGGTTCCAGATCTCGAAGACATCCGTTGCGTCGAAGGAGTGACGGACGCGACGATTTCCGGGGAGAGTGTCCACATCGTCTGCGCTCGGACGGAGGCGAAGATCCGGGCGCTGGTTCGGTTGGACGAGCTAACGACGGTTCGAAACTTCGACACGGCGGATTCGTCGCTGGAATCGCTGTTCGAGGCGTTTACCGACGGCGACGAACCAGCGGGCGACCCGACCCGCACGGAGGCCGCAGTCAGTGGCGGTGAGCGGCTGTGA